A genomic region of Arachis stenosperma cultivar V10309 chromosome 9, arast.V10309.gnm1.PFL2, whole genome shotgun sequence contains the following coding sequences:
- the LOC130947644 gene encoding uncharacterized protein LOC130947644 has product MMMSHYHHRRMLPPGNTRKRKLADEADKPIEPKNTNRLLAGYLAHEFLTRGTLFGQKYEPESGEISAVVDPKKSQPKQLVQAAEPSRDLVRKKVQKEQDSYGEVASIMKTDGIHIKGIVNPTQLSRWIHM; this is encoded by the coding sequence ATGATGATGAGTCATTACCATCACCGCAGGATGCTGCCACCTGGCAACACCAGAAAGCGCAAGCTCGCAGACGAAGCTGACAAGCCGATTGAGCCGAAAAACACTAATCGGCTCCTAGCTGGATACCTGGCTCACGAGTTCTTAACCAGAGGGACCTTGTTTGGGCAGAAGTACGAGCCTGAATCGGGTGAGATCTCGGCTGTTGTGGACCCGAAGAAGAGCCAGCCGAAGCAGTTGGTGCAAGCCGCGGAGCCGAGCCGAGACCTGGTGAGGAAGAAGGTGCAGAAGGAGCAGGATAGTTACGGTGAGGTTGCGAGCATAATGAAGACGGATgggatccacataaagggaatCGTGAACCCCACGCAGCTCTCACGATGGATCCACATGTGA